From the genome of Ornithobacterium rhinotracheale, one region includes:
- the rsfS gene encoding ribosome silencing factor translates to MSENSSKKLLDSVVLGIEDLKGEDITVLDLREIENAVCDYFVVCTGNSNTQVSAIANSIERTVRKESKERPISVEGKENAMWVLLDYASVVVHVFQRNVREYYDIESMWGDAKTINVQPEKSVE, encoded by the coding sequence ATGTCAGAAAATTCATCAAAGAAACTCCTTGACTCTGTAGTCCTTGGAATCGAAGATTTAAAGGGAGAAGATATCACCGTATTAGACTTGCGCGAAATAGAAAATGCTGTATGCGATTATTTTGTTGTGTGTACAGGAAACTCGAACACGCAAGTTTCGGCAATTGCCAATTCCATTGAGCGCACTGTGCGAAAAGAAAGCAAAGAGAGACCAATCAGCGTGGAAGGAAAAGAAAATGCAATGTGGGTATTGCTAGATTACGCATCGGTTGTGGTGCATGTATTCCAGCGAAATGTTCGTGAGTATTACGACATAGAAAGCATGTGGGGGGATGCTAAAACCATCAATGTTCAACCTGAAAAATCTGTGGAATAA
- a CDS encoding exo-alpha-sialidase has product MKKFILLLASAMTFAQNAKPMPTILFTNKDKNLNGGCYRIPSLITAQDGTLIAVADQRLNGCGDLKYNDDINIVARRSTDGGKTWSDIESIVDFPKGESASDASMVLNKKTGDIILFYNYMDLKNEKDIFKQHYVISHDNGKTWSKSYDITRQIAPENSYKDFKFITSGRATQAPDGTIYQTLVDLQKKGVFIFYSKNNGVSWNLLTGSVQPADETNIVALPNGNILLNARVAGLGSRKIYEFAPNGKLLRDEVVKALPDPACNGAILDYQVGKQNLLFFSNANDSKNRKNMTIKYSTDNGNTWSQGKVLNPGFSAYSSLAQLDNNDLGILYEVNDYGDIAFSYLPIDWVLSQSVK; this is encoded by the coding sequence ATGAAAAAATTTATATTGCTCCTTGCTAGCGCGATGACCTTTGCACAAAATGCCAAACCAATGCCTACCATTTTATTTACCAATAAAGATAAAAATTTAAATGGAGGTTGCTACAGAATCCCTTCGCTCATCACAGCACAAGACGGAACTTTGATTGCTGTAGCCGATCAGCGTTTGAATGGTTGTGGAGATTTGAAATATAACGACGACATCAACATCGTGGCGCGTCGTAGCACCGATGGCGGTAAAACATGGAGTGATATAGAAAGCATTGTGGATTTCCCGAAAGGAGAATCAGCATCAGATGCATCTATGGTTTTGAATAAAAAAACAGGAGATATTATCTTGTTTTACAATTATATGGATTTGAAAAATGAAAAAGACATTTTTAAACAACATTATGTAATCAGCCACGACAATGGCAAAACTTGGAGCAAGTCCTACGATATTACAAGACAAATCGCTCCAGAAAATTCATACAAAGACTTTAAATTCATCACTTCGGGGCGTGCAACCCAAGCACCCGATGGAACGATTTACCAAACTTTGGTAGACCTTCAAAAAAAAGGTGTTTTTATATTTTATTCTAAAAACAATGGCGTTTCATGGAATTTATTAACAGGTTCGGTACAGCCCGCAGATGAAACCAATATTGTCGCTTTGCCAAACGGAAATATTTTGTTAAATGCACGTGTGGCAGGATTAGGAAGTCGAAAAATCTATGAATTTGCACCAAATGGTAAATTGTTGAGAGATGAGGTGGTAAAAGCCTTGCCAGATCCTGCTTGTAACGGAGCCATTTTGGACTATCAAGTAGGAAAACAAAATTTACTGTTTTTCTCAAACGCAAACGACAGCAAGAATCGTAAAAATATGACCATAAAATACAGCACAGACAATGGCAACACATGGAGCCAAGGAAAAGTGCTAAATCCAGGATTTTCAGCATATTCATCTTTAGCTCAGTTGGATAACAATGATTTAGGAATTTTATACGAGGTTAATGACTACGGCGACATCGCTTTTAGCTATTTGCCGATAGATTGGGTTTTGTCTCAAAGTGTAAAATAA
- a CDS encoding biotin--[acetyl-CoA-carboxylase] ligase produces MKEPNSVKFIRYKSLPSTNQKLYQLAEQGAEAFTVVWCDAQTHGKGYAGNQWLSSDNQNLTFSFLLKNLDLKDQAYLNRWVANCLHQFLTDWQFPVKVKWPNDLILNRKKLGGILIENRIKHDKIDFSVIGIGLNVFQRDFGVLKATSLACFNAGFNEDLAQLLEQIMAVFSQNYHLILDKKFDEINGYYLKSLFVKDQVATYEHNGILQNGILRSITPDGKALIELENKPIQAFAHKEIRLLY; encoded by the coding sequence ATGAAAGAGCCGAATTCTGTAAAATTTATTCGTTATAAATCATTGCCATCAACTAATCAAAAGTTATACCAATTGGCAGAGCAAGGAGCCGAGGCGTTTACCGTGGTATGGTGCGATGCACAGACACATGGAAAGGGCTACGCAGGCAACCAATGGCTATCGTCTGATAATCAAAACTTAACCTTTAGTTTTTTACTAAAAAATTTAGATTTAAAAGACCAAGCCTACCTCAATCGCTGGGTGGCTAATTGCTTGCACCAGTTTTTGACAGATTGGCAGTTTCCTGTAAAAGTGAAATGGCCTAACGACTTGATTCTAAATCGTAAAAAACTAGGCGGAATCCTAATCGAAAACCGAATAAAACATGACAAAATTGATTTTTCGGTAATCGGAATTGGGCTAAATGTTTTTCAGCGTGATTTTGGTGTGCTCAAGGCTACCTCGCTTGCTTGTTTTAATGCTGGCTTTAATGAAGATTTGGCGCAATTGCTCGAACAAATCATGGCCGTTTTTAGCCAAAATTATCATTTAATCTTGGATAAAAAATTCGACGAAATCAATGGTTATTATTTAAAATCGCTGTTCGTGAAAGATCAAGTAGCAACTTATGAGCATAATGGTATTTTACAAAACGGAATCTTGCGCAGCATTACCCCCGATGGCAAAGCTTTGATTGAGCTAGAAAACAAGCCAATTCAAGCTTTTGCACATAAGGAAATTAGGCTTTTATACTAA
- a CDS encoding alpha-amylase family glycosyl hydrolase, with protein MKFHKTLVLLISLACVVSCQKKENKIQTPTLSLDSLKINIPVINVDVEPEDEGREQPEWAKNAVIYEVNVRQFSKEGTLKAVTQQLNRIKDLGADVVWLMPIYPIGKKGRKGELGSYYAIRDYKKINPAFGKEEDLKVLVDSAHALGMKVLLDWVANHTSPDHVWAKANKDFYVLDSAGQKPIKPLGTDWDDVIQLNYSNPQMQDSMISVMQYWVKKFDIDGYRCDVAEMVPMSFWKRARAQLDSIKNIFMLAEGEKPELYEAFNATYAFAFKDTILDIARGKKDFNAVYEYFKNTIEKSKPNDLKLYFTTNHDENSWNYTEQEMFGENYKNFTILTYAMASIPLIYNGQEAGLDKRLDFFNKDVIRWGNYRNYAFFHQINTLHNQNPVMWNNGRPASFEVIKADRNTFQFIRSKDRQVLAFLQNYSDKPQYVAKISLNGLNTKINLLNNQPIPEDNRGIEIPPHQTIIIGQEN; from the coding sequence ATGAAATTTCATAAAACGCTCGTTTTATTAATTAGCCTTGCATGCGTGGTGTCATGCCAAAAGAAAGAAAACAAAATACAAACGCCAACTTTAAGTTTAGATTCTTTAAAAATCAATATTCCAGTGATAAATGTTGATGTGGAGCCAGAAGATGAAGGCAGGGAGCAACCCGAGTGGGCTAAAAATGCAGTGATTTATGAAGTAAATGTTCGTCAATTTTCTAAAGAAGGAACGCTAAAAGCCGTAACACAACAGCTAAATCGCATCAAAGATTTGGGGGCAGATGTAGTATGGCTCATGCCGATTTATCCCATTGGGAAAAAGGGGCGAAAAGGCGAATTAGGAAGCTATTACGCCATTAGAGATTACAAGAAAATCAATCCCGCTTTTGGGAAAGAAGAAGATTTAAAAGTCTTGGTAGACAGTGCACATGCTTTGGGCATGAAAGTTTTGCTCGATTGGGTGGCAAATCATACATCGCCAGACCATGTTTGGGCAAAAGCAAACAAAGATTTTTATGTGCTCGATAGTGCAGGGCAAAAGCCAATAAAGCCACTCGGAACAGATTGGGACGATGTAATTCAACTTAATTATAGCAATCCTCAAATGCAGGATTCTATGATAAGTGTCATGCAATATTGGGTGAAAAAGTTTGATATAGATGGCTACCGTTGCGATGTGGCAGAAATGGTGCCAATGAGCTTCTGGAAACGAGCTCGTGCCCAGCTAGATAGCATTAAAAATATATTTATGCTTGCAGAGGGCGAAAAGCCCGAGCTTTACGAAGCTTTTAATGCAACTTATGCCTTTGCGTTTAAGGATACGATTTTGGACATTGCGCGTGGCAAAAAAGACTTCAACGCTGTGTATGAATATTTTAAAAATACGATTGAAAAATCTAAGCCAAATGATTTAAAATTGTATTTTACTACCAATCACGACGAAAACTCATGGAACTATACCGAGCAAGAAATGTTTGGCGAAAATTATAAGAATTTCACAATTTTAACATATGCCATGGCGAGTATTCCACTCATTTACAATGGGCAAGAAGCGGGGCTAGACAAGCGATTGGATTTCTTTAATAAAGATGTAATCCGCTGGGGAAATTACCGAAACTATGCATTTTTTCATCAAATCAATACACTGCATAATCAAAATCCCGTGATGTGGAACAATGGGAGACCTGCAAGCTTTGAAGTAATTAAAGCCGATCGCAACACTTTTCAGTTCATTCGTTCCAAAGACCGACAAGTTTTGGCATTTTTGCAAAACTATTCAGACAAGCCACAGTATGTAGCCAAAATAAGCTTAAACGGATTGAATACTAAAATCAATTTGCTTAACAATCAGCCCATTCCAGAGGACAATCGTGGGATAGAAATTCCACCGCACCAGACCATCATCATCGGTCAAGAAAATTAG
- a CDS encoding RagB/SusD family nutrient uptake outer membrane protein: protein MKKIIIAILALFTIYSCQDYLNVKPENVMTVSSYQDVKSLLGGHLKSFQDGDTRQALSNVPIFFSDNKDYLITHFYSDDYDLEKYLDNYMGRNNRGDFQKSQDWKHPDINEQIWKTGFKSIGFYNMVLFELDKVKASEDERNIIKGEVKTLRAWNFFRLLQFFSPYHNNSLGLPLNTNPDKVGDYDKSRKSQVENYDFIINELEEVLNYKTKPKQGYNIFYDKKIVHALLAQVYLYKGDSGAKAATDYEKAIAHAQKAMEGRLSLEEISRNPTENESYGINKEKTYSLLSFMYNDTNRIFNLVGMPAWGMFQYASDELFSLFDENDKRTDLYFNKDKGILKFESEFQYSYCKWDFFTASEMQLIIAESYARKGDEENAKRALKVFTDSRYNKYLSKENLSTLDKILIERRKEFCFDYCMRWIDLTRLQKGFKHKSVGKKKDQKEFFELSNGDFRFCMPIPKSGELQNNKIEQNPGWGNF from the coding sequence ATGAAAAAAATTATAATAGCAATATTGGCTTTATTTACAATCTATTCTTGCCAAGATTACTTAAATGTAAAGCCAGAAAATGTAATGACAGTTAGTTCTTACCAAGATGTCAAGTCTCTTTTAGGAGGACACCTAAAGTCTTTTCAAGATGGCGATACGAGACAAGCCTTGAGTAATGTCCCAATTTTCTTTAGCGACAATAAGGATTATTTAATTACGCACTTTTATAGCGATGATTATGATCTTGAAAAATATTTGGATAATTACATGGGGAGAAACAATAGAGGGGATTTTCAAAAATCTCAAGATTGGAAACACCCAGATATTAATGAGCAAATATGGAAAACGGGATTTAAATCAATTGGATTCTACAATATGGTTTTGTTCGAGTTGGATAAAGTAAAGGCTTCTGAAGATGAAAGAAATATTATAAAAGGTGAAGTTAAGACATTAAGAGCTTGGAACTTCTTTAGATTACTCCAATTTTTTTCGCCTTACCACAATAATAGTCTTGGTCTACCATTGAATACAAACCCAGACAAAGTTGGAGATTACGATAAATCAAGAAAATCACAGGTGGAAAATTACGACTTTATTATAAATGAACTAGAAGAAGTTTTAAATTATAAAACAAAACCTAAACAGGGATATAATATATTTTATGATAAGAAAATTGTCCACGCTCTTTTAGCCCAAGTGTATTTGTATAAAGGAGACTCGGGGGCAAAGGCAGCAACAGACTATGAGAAAGCAATTGCCCATGCTCAAAAAGCGATGGAAGGGCGTCTTAGCTTAGAAGAAATTTCAAGAAATCCGACGGAAAATGAAAGCTATGGTATTAATAAAGAAAAGACATATTCTTTATTATCGTTTATGTACAACGATACAAATAGAATTTTTAATCTTGTAGGGATGCCAGCTTGGGGTATGTTTCAATATGCCTCAGATGAATTATTTAGCTTATTTGATGAAAACGATAAAAGAACTGATTTATATTTCAATAAGGATAAAGGTATTTTGAAGTTTGAGTCAGAGTTTCAATACTCGTATTGTAAGTGGGATTTCTTTACTGCGAGCGAAATGCAATTGATTATAGCTGAAAGTTATGCCCGAAAAGGTGATGAAGAGAATGCTAAAAGAGCATTAAAAGTCTTTACAGATTCAAGGTATAATAAATACCTTTCCAAAGAAAATTTATCAACATTGGATAAAATTTTGATTGAACGCAGAAAAGAATTTTGCTTTGATTACTGCATGAGATGGATTGATTTGACTCGATTGCAAAAAGGCTTTAAACATAAATCTGTAGGCAAGAAAAAAGACCAAAAAGAATTTTTTGAATTATCAAATGGGGATTTCAGATTTTGTATGCCAATTCCGAAATCAGGTGAGTTGCAAAATAATAAAATAGAACAAAACCCTGGCTGGGGTAACTTTTAA